The Leucobacter viscericola genome includes a window with the following:
- a CDS encoding sensor histidine kinase: protein MTNSVDQSATETGLGATPPQDAGAAPSVQASTPQTPAATELPRAPFRIFTTVLHLGALGLIGWVVFTVLITLFSVGLSLVIVLGVGLILLAAMVYALYGTAWYEFARVSGLYRLELPDLRLRPQTQQGFGGYLRWLARQSVDGPMWRGIGSFFFATFMGTMVLGLFQMAAELLLAASGINAEGVPFKQGIVRWTGSLFSPVASIVVAALLLAAIVGIALLHRTVTVAIVRAGSRAAKLTQQAQTSDRQRAGAVRAADVERTRIERDLHDGVQPRLVSVGMTLGLAQQKIDNDPEGAKELISEAHTSTKAAITELRQLARGIHASVLDDRGLDAALSALAGRSHIPVVLDVRLQGRCSREAETAVYFAIAESLTNAAKHSRASECRVVVRLRDDSTLWARVEDNGAGGARILPGGGLDGISNRILAAGGTIRLDSPQGGPTALEVSVPCAS from the coding sequence ATGACGAACTCCGTGGATCAATCCGCAACAGAAACTGGGCTGGGTGCAACGCCGCCGCAAGACGCGGGCGCCGCACCATCAGTCCAGGCCTCTACCCCGCAAACGCCCGCCGCGACAGAGCTGCCACGCGCACCGTTCCGCATCTTCACGACGGTTCTGCACCTCGGCGCCCTGGGTCTTATCGGCTGGGTCGTCTTCACGGTTCTTATCACCCTGTTTTCAGTGGGCCTGAGCCTGGTCATTGTGCTGGGGGTTGGCCTCATCCTTCTCGCTGCCATGGTCTACGCGCTGTACGGCACCGCCTGGTACGAGTTTGCCCGAGTCTCGGGGCTGTACCGCCTCGAACTTCCTGATCTTCGCCTCCGCCCTCAAACGCAGCAGGGTTTCGGCGGGTATCTGCGCTGGCTGGCCCGGCAGTCGGTCGACGGCCCCATGTGGCGCGGAATCGGCAGTTTCTTCTTCGCCACCTTCATGGGCACGATGGTGCTCGGCCTGTTTCAGATGGCAGCCGAACTGCTTTTGGCCGCGTCTGGCATCAATGCCGAAGGCGTCCCATTCAAGCAGGGGATAGTGCGCTGGACCGGTTCTCTGTTCTCGCCGGTTGCTTCGATTGTCGTTGCAGCACTATTGCTTGCCGCAATTGTCGGCATCGCCCTGCTTCACCGCACCGTGACCGTTGCAATTGTGCGCGCGGGATCCCGAGCCGCAAAGCTCACGCAGCAGGCACAGACCTCAGACAGGCAGCGCGCCGGCGCGGTACGTGCCGCAGACGTCGAGCGCACCCGCATCGAGCGGGATCTGCACGACGGGGTCCAGCCGAGGCTCGTTTCGGTTGGTATGACGCTGGGCCTCGCACAGCAGAAGATCGACAATGACCCGGAGGGTGCCAAAGAACTCATCTCCGAGGCTCACACGTCAACCAAGGCCGCGATCACTGAACTGCGGCAGTTGGCGCGAGGGATCCACGCCTCCGTGCTCGATGACCGCGGCCTTGATGCGGCACTCTCGGCACTCGCAGGCCGATCCCACATTCCCGTGGTGCTTGACGTGCGACTGCAGGGTCGCTGCAGTCGTGAGGCTGAGACCGCCGTCTACTTCGCCATTGCAGAGTCGCTCACAAACGCCGCGAAGCACTCGCGTGCGAGTGAGTGCAGAGTGGTGGTGCGGTTACGCGACGACAGCACACTCTGGGCGCGCGTTGAAGACAACGGCGCAGGTGGGGCCCGGATCCTGCCCGGCGGCGGACTCGACGGCATTTCAAACCGCATACTTGCCGCCGGCGGCACCATTCGTCTCGACAGCCCGCAGGGCGGGCCAACTGCCTTGGAGGTGAGCGTACCGTGCGCATCCTAA
- a CDS encoding MarR family winged helix-turn-helix transcriptional regulator — MTSNTTNNNDRPFGYWLKAVDRLLAAEFATAFKSEGLSRRDWRLLNLLDQPEASKSDLHPHKLRRLAERGWITKAEGEWALTDTGRDAKARLGEIAEGIRARVSEAVTPDEMATTLRSLEKIAASLGWDADAPLPRKHPREGARGQGPWGHRGRGTRGHEAFGHDAFGHGGPSREDFMRRHFAREQYANFPVNGEQFAADHRSENGYGQEAFAQDRPGRPGFDPREMRGMRGRGPSRRGHMARSAYARGFEAGQASQQRSA, encoded by the coding sequence ATGACTTCGAACACAACTAACAACAACGATCGTCCATTCGGATACTGGCTGAAAGCCGTTGATCGCCTACTGGCTGCTGAGTTCGCCACGGCGTTTAAGAGCGAGGGTCTGAGCCGTCGCGACTGGCGCCTGCTCAACCTGTTGGATCAGCCCGAGGCCTCCAAGTCGGATCTCCACCCCCACAAACTGCGTCGACTGGCTGAGCGCGGTTGGATTACAAAGGCCGAGGGGGAGTGGGCGCTCACCGACACCGGGCGAGACGCGAAAGCGCGCTTGGGAGAAATCGCCGAGGGGATCCGTGCTCGCGTGAGCGAAGCAGTGACTCCTGACGAAATGGCAACCACTCTGCGCTCGCTCGAGAAGATCGCGGCTTCCCTTGGATGGGACGCCGACGCGCCGCTGCCACGCAAGCATCCTCGAGAAGGTGCTCGCGGCCAAGGCCCGTGGGGGCACCGCGGACGCGGCACACGCGGACACGAAGCGTTCGGGCACGACGCCTTTGGGCATGGCGGACCCAGCCGTGAAGACTTCATGCGCCGCCACTTCGCCCGCGAGCAATACGCGAACTTCCCCGTCAACGGTGAACAGTTTGCCGCGGACCACCGCTCCGAAAACGGGTATGGCCAAGAGGCCTTTGCTCAGGATCGCCCTGGCCGACCGGGCTTTGACCCCCGCGAGATGCGCGGTATGCGTGGACGTGGCCCTTCCCGCCGCGGGCACATGGCGCGATCTGCCTACGCGCGCGGTTTTGAAGCGGGCCAGGCAAGTCAACAGCGCAGTGCCTAG
- a CDS encoding MarR family winged helix-turn-helix transcriptional regulator, producing the protein MNTNSPDPADAIAEALSRLRGRRPGPGGPRGPRGPMGAMFQRDPRERFQDHEPHQRGERWWADPSGRAGAPAIIRMLEALAMSPDPLSVSALGEAIGVDQPRASRLVQQGVSRGLLVREADPEDARRTRIALTERGQHFTRGLRTDRREALRTALGGFTEQERSELARLLNKLADNWHG; encoded by the coding sequence GTGAACACCAACTCGCCCGATCCAGCCGATGCCATCGCCGAAGCTCTCTCGCGACTGCGCGGGCGCCGGCCGGGACCCGGTGGTCCACGCGGACCGAGGGGCCCAATGGGTGCAATGTTTCAGCGAGATCCACGCGAGCGATTTCAGGATCACGAGCCCCATCAACGCGGCGAACGCTGGTGGGCTGATCCCAGTGGTCGCGCGGGTGCCCCCGCGATCATTCGTATGCTCGAAGCACTCGCCATGTCACCCGACCCCCTCAGCGTGAGTGCACTCGGCGAAGCCATCGGCGTTGATCAGCCACGCGCATCACGCCTGGTGCAGCAGGGAGTGTCGCGCGGACTTCTTGTGCGCGAAGCGGATCCCGAAGACGCCCGCCGCACCCGAATCGCGCTCACCGAGCGCGGACAACACTTCACACGCGGTCTGCGCACGGATCGCCGCGAGGCGCTGCGTACGGCCCTCGGTGGATTTACCGAACAAGAACGCAGCGAGCTCGCCCGACTGCTCAATAAGCTCGCCGACAACTGGCACGGCTAG
- a CDS encoding PQQ-dependent sugar dehydrogenase, whose product MTRATPWITTALVAAALVALTACAASGEGTVASQSREQQTSKEQPGQLETVSANLEAPWSIVFHGETPLVSERDTARILELDTNGKAREVATIKGVVAAGEGGLLGIATRDNFLYAYSTAQAGNRIERYRLSGEPGELRLGPAESLLEAIPAASNHNGGRIAFGPDGMLYATAGDAGVPSRAQDRTSLAGKILRMTPEGGVPADNPFDGSYVYSYGHRNPQGLAWSTEGVLYASEFGQNTWDELNIIVKGGNYGWPEVEGIAGQEGFIDPVQQWVPSEASPSGITISNDSIYIANLRGERLREVPLSDPASSTELFTGEYGRLRDVAWAPDGSLWILTNNTDGRGTPGSGDDRILRYRAGAG is encoded by the coding sequence ATGACCAGGGCAACCCCGTGGATCACAACCGCGCTCGTCGCTGCAGCGCTTGTGGCGCTGACAGCCTGTGCTGCGTCGGGCGAGGGCACGGTGGCCTCCCAGAGCAGAGAACAACAAACCTCCAAAGAGCAACCGGGTCAGCTCGAGACCGTTTCGGCGAACCTCGAGGCTCCGTGGTCGATCGTGTTTCACGGTGAAACACCACTCGTGAGCGAGCGCGATACCGCCCGCATTCTTGAACTCGACACAAACGGCAAGGCCAGGGAGGTCGCGACAATCAAGGGTGTTGTTGCTGCGGGTGAGGGAGGCCTGTTGGGCATCGCGACTCGCGACAACTTCCTCTATGCCTATTCCACCGCACAGGCCGGCAACCGCATCGAGCGGTACAGACTGAGCGGCGAACCCGGCGAGCTCCGCCTAGGGCCCGCAGAGAGCCTTCTGGAGGCCATTCCGGCGGCGAGTAACCACAACGGTGGCAGGATCGCCTTCGGGCCCGACGGCATGCTCTACGCGACCGCTGGAGACGCAGGAGTACCAAGTCGTGCACAAGACAGAACGTCTCTCGCCGGAAAGATCCTCAGAATGACACCCGAGGGTGGTGTGCCGGCTGACAACCCATTCGACGGCTCCTACGTGTACAGCTACGGTCACCGTAATCCCCAGGGCCTTGCCTGGAGCACTGAGGGCGTGCTTTACGCGAGCGAGTTCGGGCAGAACACCTGGGACGAACTCAACATCATCGTCAAGGGTGGCAATTATGGCTGGCCGGAGGTTGAGGGCATTGCGGGGCAGGAGGGCTTCATTGATCCCGTGCAGCAGTGGGTGCCGTCGGAGGCGAGCCCGAGCGGAATCACAATCTCGAACGACAGCATCTACATCGCAAATCTGCGGGGCGAGCGGCTCCGAGAAGTGCCGCTCAGCGACCCAGCCTCGAGCACTGAACTCTTCACGGGCGAATACGGGCGCCTCAGGGACGTTGCGTGGGCACCGGATGGCTCACTGTGGATCCTCACCAACAACACCGACGGGCGCGGCACTCCTGGCTCCGGCGATGATCGTATTCTCCGCTACCGCGCGGGGGCGGGCTGA
- a CDS encoding DUF3566 domain-containing protein — protein sequence MSNTVADKLAKKTRKKAPSKQVRLKLVYVDFWSAVKFSFLVSICMAIVSIVATILIYSVLMTTGVFNSVDAVFMDIVGEENSLMKLIGFQQVLGFSVVVAILNTIVGTALGAVGALVYNLLVRVLGGFQLGFTSN from the coding sequence ATGAGTAACACTGTCGCCGACAAGCTGGCAAAGAAGACCCGCAAGAAAGCACCCTCAAAGCAGGTGCGGCTCAAGCTGGTCTACGTTGACTTTTGGTCTGCGGTCAAGTTTTCGTTCCTGGTTTCGATCTGTATGGCCATTGTGAGCATCGTCGCAACCATCCTGATCTACTCGGTACTGATGACAACGGGCGTGTTCAACTCGGTCGACGCCGTCTTCATGGACATCGTGGGTGAAGAGAACAGCCTCATGAAGCTGATCGGCTTCCAGCAGGTGCTTGGATTCTCAGTGGTTGTTGCGATCCTGAACACCATTGTTGGCACCGCTCTTGGTGCGGTTGGCGCACTCGTGTATAACCTGCTCGTGCGTGTGCTCGGCGGGTTCCAGCTCGGCTTTACGAGCAACTAA
- the gyrA gene encoding DNA gyrase subunit A, producing the protein MTSDQEEPSSEANHGRIDQRDLQVEMQRSYLDYAMSVIVGRALPDVRDGLKPVHRRVIYTMYDGGYRPDKAFSKCTRVIGDVMGQFHPHGDTAVYDSLVRLVQPWSLRYPLALGQGNFGSPGNDGAAAHRYTETKMSPLAMEMVRDIDEETVDFQDNYDGRTKEPTVVTARFPNLLVNGSVGIAVGMATNIPPHNLREVAAGAKWHLENPEASREELLEALLQRISGPDFPTGAQILGTKGIRDAYTTGRGSVTMRAVVNIEEIQNRTCLVVTELPYQVNPDNLAMKIAELVKDGKVQGIADIRDETSGRTGQRLVVVLKRDAIAKVVLNNLYKHTQLQDNFGANMLAIVDGVPRTLAIDGFITYWVKHQVEVIVRRTEYRLRKAEAEAHIQRGYLKALDALDEVIALIRRSSTVEDARSGLMSLLDVDQIQADAILGMQLRRLAALERQKILDLAAKLEAQIKEYEGILASPTEQRSIIVEELDEIVAKFGDDRRTTILHGYDGDMSMEDLIPEEEMVVTVTRGGYVKRTRIDNYRSQHRGGKGVKGAQLRADDIVEHFFVTTTHHWLLFFTNTGRVYRAKTYEIPEGGRDAKGQHLANLLALAPDEMVTQILDVRDFGDAGYLVLATRNGLVKKTALTDYDTNRTGGIIAIKLRDEDELVSALLAESEDDVLLISKQGMSVRFTASDQALRPMGRSTSGVRGMNFREGDTLLSASRLSEGSGFVFVVTEGGYAKRTAVEEYRVQQRGGYGIKVAKLDEARGDLIGGIIVDETDEVLAVLASGKVVRSDVAEVPAKGRNTMGVVFARFPEGDRIIGIARNSERGLDDEESETQDAEPAENKETVNE; encoded by the coding sequence ATGACTTCCGATCAGGAAGAACCGTCCTCAGAAGCAAATCACGGCAGGATCGACCAGCGCGACCTGCAGGTCGAGATGCAGCGTTCTTACCTCGATTACGCCATGAGTGTAATCGTTGGGCGTGCGCTGCCCGACGTGCGCGACGGACTAAAGCCTGTTCACCGTCGTGTGATTTACACCATGTACGACGGTGGTTACCGCCCCGATAAGGCCTTCTCGAAGTGCACCCGTGTTATCGGTGACGTCATGGGTCAGTTCCACCCGCACGGTGACACAGCTGTATACGACTCTCTTGTGCGTCTTGTGCAGCCATGGTCGCTGCGCTACCCCCTCGCGCTTGGGCAGGGTAACTTCGGTTCCCCCGGCAACGACGGTGCTGCAGCTCACAGGTACACCGAGACAAAGATGTCGCCGCTCGCCATGGAAATGGTGCGCGACATCGATGAAGAGACGGTCGACTTCCAAGACAACTACGATGGCCGCACTAAGGAGCCGACGGTTGTTACCGCTCGCTTTCCGAACCTGCTGGTCAACGGCTCGGTGGGTATCGCCGTTGGTATGGCCACAAACATTCCGCCGCACAACCTCCGCGAGGTTGCCGCCGGAGCGAAGTGGCACCTGGAGAACCCCGAGGCCAGCCGCGAGGAGCTGCTTGAGGCGCTGCTGCAGCGCATCTCAGGCCCCGACTTTCCGACGGGCGCTCAGATCCTCGGCACCAAGGGCATTCGCGATGCGTACACCACCGGCCGTGGCTCTGTCACGATGCGTGCAGTGGTCAACATCGAAGAGATTCAGAACCGCACCTGTCTCGTCGTCACCGAACTGCCGTACCAGGTAAACCCTGACAACCTCGCGATGAAGATTGCGGAGCTCGTCAAGGATGGCAAGGTTCAGGGCATCGCAGATATCCGCGACGAAACCAGTGGTCGTACCGGCCAGCGGCTGGTTGTTGTGCTCAAGCGCGACGCGATCGCCAAGGTTGTTCTGAACAACCTGTACAAGCACACTCAACTTCAGGACAACTTTGGCGCCAACATGCTCGCCATCGTTGACGGAGTGCCGCGTACGCTCGCGATCGACGGCTTCATCACCTACTGGGTGAAGCACCAGGTCGAGGTTATCGTTCGCCGGACCGAGTACCGCCTCAGGAAGGCCGAGGCCGAGGCTCACATCCAGCGCGGCTATCTGAAGGCCCTGGACGCCCTTGATGAGGTCATCGCCCTCATCCGCCGCTCTTCGACCGTTGAGGACGCCCGCAGCGGGCTTATGAGCCTGCTTGACGTCGATCAGATCCAGGCTGATGCGATCCTCGGCATGCAGCTGCGTCGCCTCGCGGCGCTGGAGCGCCAGAAGATTCTTGACCTCGCGGCAAAGCTCGAGGCGCAGATCAAGGAATACGAGGGCATCCTCGCCTCGCCGACGGAGCAGCGCAGCATCATCGTTGAAGAGCTCGATGAGATTGTTGCAAAGTTCGGTGACGACCGCCGCACAACGATCCTGCACGGCTACGACGGTGACATGTCGATGGAAGACCTGATCCCCGAAGAGGAGATGGTCGTTACGGTCACGCGTGGCGGGTACGTCAAGCGGACCAGGATCGACAACTACCGTTCGCAGCATCGTGGTGGCAAGGGTGTCAAGGGTGCTCAGCTGCGCGCAGATGACATCGTTGAGCACTTCTTTGTGACGACAACGCACCACTGGCTGCTCTTCTTTACAAACACCGGTCGTGTGTACCGCGCAAAGACGTACGAGATTCCCGAGGGTGGTCGCGACGCAAAGGGCCAGCATCTCGCGAACCTGCTGGCGCTCGCACCTGATGAGATGGTGACGCAGATCCTCGATGTGCGTGACTTCGGTGATGCCGGCTACCTGGTGCTCGCTACCCGCAACGGTCTCGTCAAAAAGACAGCGCTCACCGACTACGACACGAACCGCACAGGTGGCATCATCGCTATCAAGCTGCGTGACGAAGACGAGTTGGTTTCGGCGTTGCTCGCGGAGTCGGAAGACGATGTGCTGCTGATTTCAAAGCAGGGCATGTCAGTGCGCTTTACCGCATCTGATCAGGCACTTCGCCCGATGGGTCGCTCGACGAGTGGCGTTCGCGGTATGAACTTCCGCGAGGGTGACACCTTGCTCTCCGCCTCCCGCTTGAGCGAGGGGAGTGGCTTCGTATTTGTTGTCACGGAGGGCGGCTACGCCAAGCGAACCGCGGTGGAAGAGTACCGCGTGCAGCAGCGTGGTGGCTACGGAATTAAGGTCGCGAAGCTCGACGAGGCACGCGGTGATCTGATCGGCGGAATTATCGTTGATGAGACCGACGAAGTGCTTGCTGTGCTTGCGAGCGGGAAGGTTGTTCGGTCCGATGTGGCCGAGGTTCCCGCAAAGGGCAGGAATACGATGGGGGTCGTATTTGCAAGATTCCCAGAAGGTGACCGTATTATTGGCATCGCGCGAAATTCGGAGCGTGGGCTCGATGATGAAGAGTCCGAGACCCAGGATGCCGAACCTGCAGAGAACAAGGAAACCGTGAATGAGTAA
- the gyrB gene encoding DNA topoisomerase (ATP-hydrolyzing) subunit B, with translation MSSEQSAAAEQYGAGDIQVLEGLEAVRKRPGMYIGSTGPRGLHHLVYEIVDNSVDEALAGHCDLIDVTILEDGGVRVIDNGRGIPVDMHPTEGRSTVEVVLTVLHAGGKFGGGGYAVSGGLHGVGSSVVNALSSRFEVAVKRQGFTWNMSFTDSVPNAPLAEGEATEETGTTISFWPSPDIFETIEFDYTTLRTRFQQMAFLNKGLRIELTDLRPQEPVENAEGELVASPAPHDVFMYEKGIEDYVEHINAAKRAEVVNDEIISFESEDEEKHISVEVAMQWTTSYSESVHTYANTINTHEGGTHEEGFRAALTTLVNRYAREKNILREKDENLSGDDVREGLTAVVSVKLGEPQFEGQTKTKLGNTEAKAFVQKVVGDQLGDWFERNPGPAKDIIRKSIQAATARLAARKARETARRKGLLESGGMPGKLSDCTSKDPTVSEIFIVEGDSAGGSAKTGRNPETQAILPLRGKILNVEKARLDRALNNAEVQAMITAFGAGIGEDFDPEKARYHKIVLMADADVDGQHITTLLLTLLFRYMRPLIDLGYVYLAQPPLYRIKWTNAEHEFVYSDAERDAQLEAGAAAGRRLQKESGVQRYKGLGEMNYEELWETTMNPGSRTLLQITMDDAAAADEVFATLMGEDVEARRGFIQQNAKDVRFLDI, from the coding sequence ATGAGTTCAGAACAGTCCGCAGCCGCGGAGCAGTACGGCGCTGGTGACATCCAGGTGCTCGAAGGACTTGAGGCGGTGCGGAAGCGTCCCGGTATGTATATCGGGTCAACCGGACCTCGAGGGCTTCATCACCTCGTATATGAGATTGTCGATAACTCGGTAGACGAGGCCCTTGCCGGGCATTGTGACCTGATCGACGTCACCATTCTCGAGGACGGTGGCGTGAGGGTCATCGACAACGGTCGAGGCATCCCAGTCGATATGCACCCAACGGAGGGGCGTTCGACGGTTGAGGTTGTGCTGACCGTGTTGCACGCCGGTGGAAAGTTTGGCGGCGGAGGATACGCGGTTTCGGGTGGTCTCCACGGTGTTGGATCCTCCGTTGTAAACGCGCTCTCAAGCCGGTTCGAGGTTGCGGTTAAGCGCCAAGGTTTCACGTGGAACATGTCCTTTACCGACAGTGTTCCAAATGCTCCTCTTGCTGAGGGCGAAGCAACCGAAGAAACTGGCACGACAATCTCGTTCTGGCCTAGCCCAGATATTTTTGAGACGATCGAGTTCGACTACACCACGCTGCGAACTCGTTTCCAGCAGATGGCGTTCTTGAATAAGGGATTGCGGATCGAGCTCACCGATCTTCGTCCTCAGGAGCCAGTCGAGAATGCCGAGGGCGAGCTCGTCGCTTCGCCGGCACCGCACGATGTCTTCATGTACGAAAAGGGCATCGAGGACTACGTTGAGCACATCAACGCAGCGAAGCGCGCCGAGGTTGTTAACGACGAGATCATTTCTTTCGAGTCTGAAGACGAAGAAAAGCACATCTCCGTTGAGGTCGCGATGCAGTGGACCACCTCGTACTCCGAGAGTGTGCACACGTACGCAAACACGATCAACACTCACGAGGGTGGTACCCACGAAGAAGGCTTCCGTGCGGCGCTCACCACACTGGTGAATCGTTACGCCCGCGAGAAGAACATCCTTCGTGAAAAAGACGAGAACCTCTCTGGTGATGATGTGCGTGAGGGTCTGACCGCGGTCGTATCGGTGAAGCTGGGGGAGCCCCAGTTCGAGGGCCAGACCAAAACAAAGCTTGGGAACACCGAGGCGAAGGCGTTCGTTCAGAAGGTCGTTGGCGATCAGCTCGGCGACTGGTTCGAGCGTAACCCTGGCCCGGCGAAAGACATTATTCGTAAGTCGATTCAGGCTGCGACAGCACGTCTCGCGGCCCGCAAAGCGCGTGAGACCGCTCGACGTAAGGGTCTTCTCGAGTCTGGTGGTATGCCCGGCAAGCTGTCGGATTGCACCAGCAAAGACCCCACCGTTTCAGAAATCTTCATCGTGGAGGGCGACTCGGCAGGTGGTTCTGCCAAGACCGGACGTAACCCTGAAACGCAGGCGATCCTCCCGCTTCGTGGCAAGATCCTGAACGTTGAAAAGGCGCGTCTCGACCGTGCGCTGAACAACGCTGAGGTTCAAGCCATGATTACGGCATTTGGTGCCGGCATTGGTGAGGACTTCGATCCAGAGAAGGCTCGGTACCACAAGATCGTGCTGATGGCCGATGCTGATGTTGACGGCCAGCACATTACGACGCTGCTGCTAACACTCCTGTTCCGGTACATGCGCCCGCTGATCGACCTCGGCTACGTGTACCTCGCGCAGCCGCCGCTGTACCGCATCAAGTGGACCAACGCCGAACACGAGTTTGTCTACAGTGACGCCGAGCGCGACGCACAGCTCGAGGCTGGTGCTGCCGCCGGACGTCGTCTGCAGAAGGAGAGTGGCGTTCAGCGCTACAAGGGCCTCGGCGAGATGAACTACGAAGAATTGTGGGAGACCACGATGAACCCCGGATCGCGCACACTGCTGCAGATCACCATGGACGACGCGGCCGCAGCCGACGAGGTCTTTGCCACTCTGATGGGCGAAGACGTTGAGGCTCGACGCGGATTTATTCAGCAAAATGCGAAGGACGTGCGCTTCCTTGACATCTGA
- a CDS encoding DUF721 domain-containing protein, giving the protein MTASNRSEFLASAYLHAKSVWRGKPVRRRKVRSGETEGEGTPFGFGRDPKALVDVLSTMATDMGWSAELDQARVIEEWAEFAGESTAEHTTVIGISNGVLQVQCDSTTWATELRRLRGEMLTRLLKEYPDAEIRDLRFMAPGAPSWRHGPRTVQGRGPRDTYG; this is encoded by the coding sequence GTGACCGCCTCAAACCGATCGGAGTTTTTGGCATCGGCCTATTTGCACGCCAAATCTGTCTGGCGCGGAAAGCCAGTGCGTCGGCGCAAGGTGAGATCCGGTGAGACCGAGGGGGAGGGGACCCCATTTGGTTTTGGGCGGGATCCGAAGGCTCTCGTCGATGTGCTCAGTACCATGGCTACCGATATGGGCTGGAGTGCAGAGCTTGATCAGGCTCGAGTTATCGAAGAGTGGGCTGAGTTCGCCGGAGAATCCACCGCTGAACACACCACGGTCATTGGGATTAGCAACGGCGTTTTGCAGGTGCAGTGTGACTCGACCACGTGGGCGACCGAGCTGCGGCGCCTTCGTGGAGAAATGCTGACGCGTCTGCTTAAGGAATACCCAGACGCCGAAATTCGCGACCTGCGATTCATGGCGCCCGGGGCACCCAGCTGGAGGCACGGACCTCGAACGGTTCAGGGCCGCGGTCCACGCGACACCTACGGGTAG
- the recF gene encoding DNA replication/repair protein RecF (All proteins in this family for which functions are known are DNA-binding proteins that assist the filamentation of RecA onto DNA for the initiation of recombination or recombinational repair.): protein MRVSHLSLSDFRNYRAAELELKSGPNLLLGRNGQGKTNLVEAIAYFATVRSHRVSSDAPLIRSGADAAIMRMRIEAVNREVVLEMQLNREGPNRAQINRNAARAREVTRWFAAVVFAPEDLTIVRGEPSGRRRFLDDALVARFPVAAGALGDYERVVRQRTSLLKSARRGSSSSAIESTLGIWDEQLVEYGTQIMLARRELIRDLGEPLRSGYQALVDQDHAPRLSLNESVAQVRVDDSTVSRETVDVEQLASVSRETLATEFHEALRLVRSKELERGVTLVGPHRDDLVLSLNQLPVKGYASHGESWSFALSLKMALASILREESSAGDPVIILDDVFAELDLRRRQSLMTAVQGYEQVIVTAAVEDDVPDNVPWHRVRIKAGTIVEEETQ from the coding sequence ATGCGAGTCTCGCATCTATCACTGAGTGATTTTCGCAATTACCGCGCGGCAGAGCTGGAACTGAAGTCCGGCCCAAATCTTCTGCTTGGCCGGAACGGCCAGGGCAAGACCAACCTAGTCGAGGCCATCGCCTACTTTGCTACGGTGAGGTCTCACCGTGTGAGCAGCGATGCTCCTCTCATTCGTTCGGGTGCGGATGCTGCGATCATGCGAATGCGCATCGAAGCTGTTAATAGAGAAGTCGTTCTCGAGATGCAGCTGAACCGGGAGGGGCCGAATCGCGCTCAGATCAACCGCAACGCAGCGAGGGCACGAGAGGTAACCCGGTGGTTTGCGGCGGTAGTTTTTGCTCCAGAAGACCTTACGATCGTTCGTGGAGAACCATCAGGACGTCGTCGCTTCCTTGATGATGCGCTCGTGGCGCGTTTTCCAGTGGCAGCTGGCGCCCTTGGTGACTATGAAAGAGTGGTTCGCCAGCGCACTTCTCTGCTGAAATCAGCGCGTAGGGGTTCGAGTTCCAGTGCAATCGAGTCCACCCTCGGTATTTGGGATGAGCAGCTCGTGGAGTACGGGACCCAAATCATGCTTGCGCGAAGGGAATTGATCCGCGATCTTGGTGAGCCATTGCGCTCGGGATACCAGGCTCTTGTTGATCAGGATCATGCACCCCGACTCTCTCTCAATGAATCTGTGGCGCAAGTGCGGGTCGATGATTCGACTGTTTCACGTGAAACAGTCGATGTAGAGCAGCTCGCCAGCGTTTCACGTGAAACACTTGCCACCGAGTTTCATGAGGCCCTGCGTCTTGTTCGATCAAAGGAGCTCGAACGTGGCGTTACTCTGGTGGGTCCACACCGCGATGACCTGGTTCTTTCCCTCAACCAACTTCCGGTGAAGGGCTACGCGAGCCACGGAGAATCCTGGTCTTTTGCGCTTTCCCTGAAGATGGCCCTCGCCTCAATACTGCGAGAAGAATCATCCGCGGGGGATCCCGTAATTATTCTGGATGACGTGTTTGCGGAGCTTGATCTGCGTAGAAGGCAGAGTCTGATGACGGCGGTTCAGGGGTATGAGCAGGTCATTGTGACCGCTGCTGTCGAAGATGACGTGCCCGATAACGTCCCCTGGCATCGCGTAAGGATCAAGGCAGGAACAATCGTCGAAGAGGAAACACAGTGA